In bacterium, the genomic window AGCAATCGTTAAGCATAAGATCCACATTAATCTCCCCATCCTGCAAAGTAATTCAAGTCTTTGTCGAATTGGTCAAAGAATCCTTTGGGCCATGTGTCAATATTCCCTCGGCTGTCTAAAATTGGAGTAACAACCTGAGCTTCTTTCTCGAAATCTGAGCGGAAAAAGTGAATCAATACCTTTTCTTCATCAAGTCGTCTAGCCTTAACGGACCGTCGTATTCCATTTAGTACGTGGTCAGAATGGGTTTCAATGATTACTTGCACACCCGATCTCGTGACATCGCCTAAGAACTGACCCATGAGTGCTTGACCAGCTGGATGGAGATGCACCTCTGGGTTCTCAATAAGAATAATGTGATCTTTGCCTGCCGATAGCGCAGCCACAACGATTGGAAAGATCTGCGTCAGTCCAAAGCCTACGTGAATTGGACGATGGAAATCAGTTTCTGCAGAAGTACGAAATCCAATTGTGACAGCGTTGGCGTTCTGAACCTTGCTTAACACGAATTCACATCCTGGGAAGAATTGTCCCATCCTTGCTTCAACTTGCCGTAACCGTGTATTGACAGTTCCCGGCAAAACGAGTTCATCGTTGACTTTTTCGTCCCTGCCCCAATATAAAACGCTTGCGGTATGTTCTCCAGTGGTACCTACAACCGTCGCCGCTTGACGATCCTCCAGTTGGTACACATCACGTGGACCTATTCGCTCAGCGGTTATGTATGTAAGGTCTCGTAGGCGGGCAGCGAGCGAATCCGTAACGTTAGTGGTTTCAGGAGGCAAAAGAAATCGAAGTGTCTTAGGTGATTGGTAAACTGTGCCGCCTATCTCAACGCTCGTTACTTCAACGGACATATCGGATCGGTCAACGCTATCGCTGCTATTTTCATCCTGAGCGGAGTTTCTACCGAATGTCCATAGATAAGAATGTTCATCGTCTAACAATCCCAATTCAAACGAGAACCTACCGTGGACTTTGTCAATCACATCGGCGACAGTTCCCAATTGGATGGAGGACCCGTTGAGCAAAAGACGCTTCGACCATTCATGTTCACGGATCGTTTGATTTAGCAACACCAATGCTTGCAGCACAGTCGACTTACCTGATGCGTTGGGGCCCGCGAGTAAAGTCAATGGACCAAGTGGCAACCGCATGCCCTCAAAACACTTGAAATGCTTTAGGTCAATTCGCGTTAACATCTAGAGCCTCCTTGAACTTTACATCAGCTCGTGAAAACCGCTCTTTAACCTTCTGCGTTGAATTTGTTCCTGAAGTGATTGCATCCATAAACGTATCATCGTTCATCAGTTCAAAAAAGGCAGTTCGCAATTTCCCCGCCCTGGTTTCAACCTGATCTCTACTGTATTTGCACAGTCCAGTCGACATCACGTCCCATAGCGCTGCATTCAAAACCGATCTATCTCGTTGCGCATCAGTATGCTTTCTGAATGCATGCTTTCCAAACACGATGAGGTTATTTTCTAAACCAATCTGTAGCGCGTTGGACAATTCGTTCAAATCTGTCGATGTCATGCCATTCATCTTTCTCAATGCCATGGCTAGGAATTCATCGATATCTCCGCGATATTCTTCGGGTTGAAGTAGTTGAAACGCACTGAATCGGTTCACAAACTCTCGATCTCGCATTGTGGCCGCCTTTAGACTATGTCCTGTCGCATCTGCAAACAAGGAAGTGGCGGCTTCTTCTTTCAAGAATCGAGTCGCCTTACCCATGAACAGACAATTCCGCATCTGTTGACGCGTCAAAGGCACCCCGCCATTAACCCTCTCAAATATGTCCAGCCGAGCTCTCTCTGGAACCTTTACGTCAATCACATACAAGATCAAATTGCAGTCTTCAACACGATTCTGCATTTTTGGCAATAGCTCACCGAAGGTTCTTTTGTTGAGTTGCTCTTGGTCCGGAAGTCTTAGCCTGAGTGAATTAGCCACAAACCTCTGAAATGTCGTTAAGCGTTGAAGTCCATCGACGACTACCATACGCCCTTGTTCATCTTCCGCTAGGTAGAAAACCGGTAATGGAATTCGCATAAGTACTGACTCAATCAATTTGCTCTGCTTATCCGGATCCCA contains:
- a CDS encoding DUF3696 domain-containing protein; translated protein: MLTRIDLKHFKCFEGMRLPLGPLTLLAGPNASGKSTVLQALVLLNQTIREHEWSKRLLLNGSSIQLGTVADVIDKVHGRFSFELGLLDDEHSYLWTFGRNSAQDENSSDSVDRSDMSVEVTSVEIGGTVYQSPKTLRFLLPPETTNVTDSLAARLRDLTYITAERIGPRDVYQLEDRQAATVVGTTGEHTASVLYWGRDEKVNDELVLPGTVNTRLRQVEARMGQFFPGCEFVLSKVQNANAVTIGFRTSAETDFHRPIHVGFGLTQIFPIVVAALSAGKDHIILIENPEVHLHPAGQALMGQFLGDVTRSGVQVIIETHSDHVLNGIRRSVKARRLDEEKVLIHFFRSDFEKEAQVVTPILDSRGNIDTWPKGFFDQFDKDLNYFAGWGD
- a CDS encoding DUF262 domain-containing protein, yielding MSIIPTDTEAEEIEGLGVNDGSSWGDYPIDTVLIRHETRTVHEVLRRIEQGSFIMDPDFQRDFIWDPDKQSKLIESVLMRIPLPVFYLAEDEQGRMVVVDGLQRLTTFQRFVANSLRLRLPDQEQLNKRTFGELLPKMQNRVEDCNLILYVIDVKVPERARLDIFERVNGGVPLTRQQMRNCLFMGKATRFLKEEAATSLFADATGHSLKAATMRDREFVNRFSAFQLLQPEEYRGDIDEFLAMALRKMNGMTSTDLNELSNALQIGLENNLIVFGKHAFRKHTDAQRDRSVLNAALWDVMSTGLCKYSRDQVETRAGKLRTAFFELMNDDTFMDAITSGTNSTQKVKERFSRADVKFKEALDVNAN